In Corylus avellana chromosome ca2, CavTom2PMs-1.0, the following proteins share a genomic window:
- the LOC132168497 gene encoding uncharacterized protein LOC132168497, translating to MAAPATQKPLVCFSFAAYAKALIDHLKASNIAVLDGLSDTEFSAIEATYGFSFPPDLRPILQEGLPLAPGFPNWRSSSPQQLQLLLKLPTLGLLKQVSQRKFWCESWGSADQLEDTNEALAMAKKFLDKAPVLVPIYRNFYIPSEPKMAGNPVFYVNGGDVRVFSFDVTGFFQEAEFLNISRVSRIKAPAWAATAARRIEFWTDVAARGNKRWWSGDLGSCLEEMFWRLRNGGWKDEEVREMMMMDGGDERKGGGRPGVANGEEGVAWHVRVLSMVLLRAGWTREDVVYSLGVQEENGPIEGKSFVDFQV from the coding sequence ATGGCCGCCCCAGCAACACAAAAACCGCTTGTCTGCTTTTCTTTTGCCGCCTATGCCAAGGCCCTCATCGACCACCTCAAGGCCTCCAACATCGCCGTCTTGGACGGTCTCTCCGACACCGAGTTCTCCGCCATCGAAGCCACCTACGGCTTCTCCTTCCCGCCGGACCTCCGCCCCATCCTCCAGGAAGGCCTCCCGCTCGCCCCCGGCTTCCCCAACTGGCGCTCCTCCTCTCCCCAGCAGCTGCAACTCCTCCTCAAGCTACCCACGCTCGGCCTCCTCAAACAAGTCTCCCAAAGAAAATTCTGGTGCGAGTCTTGGGGTTCTGCTGATCAGCTTGAAGACACCAATGAAGCCTTGGCTATGGCCAAGAAGTTCTTGGATAAAGCCCCGGTTCTTGTTCCCATTTACAGAAACTTTTACATTCCTTCCGAGCCTAAAATGGCAGGAAATCCGGTGTTTTACGTTAATGGCGGTGATGTTCGAGTGTTTAGCTTTGACGTTACTGGGTTCTTCCAAGAAGCTGAATTCTTGAACATTTCAAGGGTGTCCAGGATTAAGGCGCCGGCCTGGGCGGCCACGGCGGCGAGGAGGATTGAATTCTGGACGGACGTGGCGGCGCGTGGGAACAAGCGGTGGTGGAGTGGGGACTTGGGAAGTTGCTTGGAGGAGATGTTTTGGAGGTTGAGGAATGGAGGGTGGAAGGATGAGGAGGTTAgggagatgatgatgatggacgGTGGTGATGAGAGGAAGGGTGGAGGTCGGCCTGGTGTGGCGAATGGCGAAGAAGGCGTGGCGTGGCACGTGAGGGTGCTCTCCATGGTTTTGTTACGTGCGGGATGGACCAGGGAAGACGTGGTGTACTCGCTTGGTGTTCAAGAGGAGAATGGTCCTATAGAGGGGAAATCTTTTGTGGACTTTCAAGTTTAA
- the LOC132171231 gene encoding agamous-like MADS-box protein AGL61, with product MNMGSKKIQEKMIQRADARQVSFSKRRSGLFKKASELCTLSAVETALIIFSPGGKAFSFGHPSVAAVIDRVGSPVKLDAATIREAEAHQESVLRDLNKQCSDLFNQLEVEKKRGEKLEQMRKECQGRCLFDIPLNELSFEELLIQKAEMEELMGKLLKHREKYLAQPGGSSSVDPHGHSVGH from the coding sequence ATGAACATGGGCAGCAAAAAGATTCAGGAGAAGATGATTCAAAGAGCAGATGCTCGGCAAGTTTCTTTCTCAAAACGGCGATCTGGCCTCTTCAAGAAGGCCAGCGAACTCTGCACCTTGTCCGCTGTTGAGACTGCCCTTATCATCTTCTCCCCTGGGGGAAAGGCCTTCTCCTTTGGTCATCCTTCTGTTGCTGCTGTAATAGACAGGGTTGGCAGCCCCGTGAAGCTAGATGCTGCTACAATTCGGGAAGCTGAGGCTCACCAAGAGAGTGTTCTCCGTGACCTGAACAAGCAGTGTTCTGATCTTTTCAACCAATTGGAAGTTGAAAAGAAACGAGGGGAGAAACTCGAGCAGATGAGGAAGGAATGCCAGGGGCGCTGCTTGTTTGATATCCCACTTAATGAACTCAGCTTTGAGGAGCTGCTGATCCAGAAGGCGGAAATGGAAGAACTTATGGGAAAATTACTCAAGCACAGAGAGAAGTATCTGGCTCAGCCGGGGGGTAGTTCTTCTGTTGATCCTCATGGCCATAGTGTAGGCCATTAA